The Chamaesiphon minutus PCC 6605 DNA window TTCGATAGTTGCCATCCTCTACTACCGCCAAATCCCCGGTGCAAAACCAGCCAGATTGGAAAGCCTTAGCAGTTGCTGCTGGGTTTTGCCAATATTCTAGAAATACGCCTTGGCTCTTGACTTGAATTTCGCCGGGAGTGCCTGGTGGAACTAGTTCTCCATTCTCGTCCACCAATCTTACTTCCACTTGCGGTAAAGGTGTCCCGACAGAGCCAGCAGTTCTCTGTCCATGTAATGAGTTCGATATTGCCATGCCAATTTCAGTCATGCCATAGCGTTCGAGGAGAAAATGGTTGCTTATCGTCTGCCACTTTTCTAATACTGTCACTGGCAAGGCTGCCGAACCAGATACCATCAGGCGCATTTTGGCGCAGCTATCAGATAACTGTTGTTGACGCTCTCGATCGGCATGTTCCCACGCATTAATCAACTTTACATAAATCGTCGGTACGGCCATAAATAAGGTTAAATGGCCTTCACTAATCCGATTCCATACGGTTTCGGCATCGAATTTGGCTAACATCTGACATTCTGCCCCCGCCCATAAAGCACAAGCTAAGACATTGACAATTCCATGAATATGGTGTAAGGGGAGTACGTGCAAAATGCGATCGCGTGCAGTCCATTCCCAAGCATCGATCAGGCTCGTGACTTGAGCTTGGATATTTTGATGGGTTGTCACCACCCCTTTGGGTTTGCCTGTGGTGCCGCTGGTGTAGAGGATCAGGGCGCGACGGGTAAGCTCGATCGGTGGAAGTAGTGCGATCGAGTCTGGCAGCGGTTCTGAAGTAAGGATAAAGCGTAAATTGTGGGCTTGCGCGATCGGACGTAAACTGTCCTCAAAATCTGGATGAGCGATGACGATCGATACACCAGCATTGGTAATGACATATTCCAACTCCGGACGCGGATGGACGGTACACAGTGGTACCGCAATCCCGCCAGCTCGCCAAATCCCCCATAGGGTAGCCGCATATTCAAACCCAGACGGGATCGTAAAGGCCACTCGCCGCTCCTGCAAATCGGCGTTATTCTCAAGCAGATGTGTCGCAATCTGACTGGATGCGTGCAGCAAATCCCGATAAGTAAATACTCCCGCTGTAGTAGCGATCGCTATTTGTTGGTCGTAGATCTTAGCACGCTCGATCGCCGGGAGATTCATTTTGGGTTACGGTGTTAATAGGTGGGTGATGGGGGATTTAGGTCTAATAAACAAAGTCCAACAAACTTGTAAACACACCGTAGGGTGGAGAGGGGAGTAAGGAACGATCGAATTCTAACTTTAAAATCTCGATTGGTAATGATATGGTACTACCAACAGGCAAACCAAGCAGCATATGGCGATGAGCTAACTAGATCTGGATGTCCGATTTACCCATTATCTCGCTAACCGAATTACCACTAATTTTAGCAGGGCCAATTCTGCGGCGCACTACGCCCAGGTCGGTCACAGTTTGGGTTGCACTCCAAGTAGCTTGTCGAGTCGAGCTGCGGGTGTTGGCGACGGAGGATAATGGCAACCAGATCGGGGAGAGTTTGCTATCGGGGAGTCGGGAAACGATCGCCTTAGGCCCGCACCTACATATTATCGCTGTCACGGCAACGGCAGAGGGGAGTCTAGAATTAGCAGCAGATCGAGTCTACGCCTACGACTTAATCTTCTCGGATGGCAATCGTCAGATTCCCGATCGATCGCTACAACAGGCAATCTCTGTGCCGCATGTTTCGCACGATCGAATTAGCTATTTCGCACATGGTTATCCTACCTTTGTCCTGCCCTCCAGCCAGATTTCAGATTTGCGAATCGTCCATGGCTCCTGTCGCAAACCGCACGGGGAGGGATTCGATGCTTTGTCTATTCTCGATAGTCTCCTCGCCGAATCGGCAGATCTCCCGTCACAACGTCCCCAGCAACTGTTTCTCACTGGCGACCAAATTTATGGTGATGATGTCGCCGAGCCGTTGTTATGGGCAGCTAGTCAACTGAGTGAGACGCTATTAGGATGGACGGAACGATTGCCCGTGCGCAATCCCAGCTCGCGTCAGATCGAGTATCGGCTGGTAAATGAATTTGCCCCTGGGTTGCGCGCCGAGATCGCCACTCGACAAGCGGGCTTTACGGCTGGGTTGCGCGATCGCCGCAAGAAAGTTACCAGTCATTTATTCAGTCTGGGAGAATATTATGCAGTCTATTTGCTCGCCTGTTCGCCCGTGTGTTGGCCGCAGCGATGGCCATCGGGTGGTGCAGTAACTAAGGATCGTCACGTTGCCAAACAGTGGGAGCGGGATTTGAAACAATTGCAGAAATTTGTCGAGGGATTGGGGCGAGTGCGTCGCGCCTTAGCCAATATTCCCATGTATGCCATCTTCGAC harbors:
- a CDS encoding acyl-CoA synthetase, with protein sequence MNLPAIERAKIYDQQIAIATTAGVFTYRDLLHASSQIATHLLENNADLQERRVAFTIPSGFEYAATLWGIWRAGGIAVPLCTVHPRPELEYVITNAGVSIVIAHPDFEDSLRPIAQAHNLRFILTSEPLPDSIALLPPIELTRRALILYTSGTTGKPKGVVTTHQNIQAQVTSLIDAWEWTARDRILHVLPLHHIHGIVNVLACALWAGAECQMLAKFDAETVWNRISEGHLTLFMAVPTIYVKLINAWEHADRERQQQLSDSCAKMRLMVSGSAALPVTVLEKWQTISNHFLLERYGMTEIGMAISNSLHGQRTAGSVGTPLPQVEVRLVDENGELVPPGTPGEIQVKSQGVFLEYWQNPAATAKAFQSGWFCTGDLAVVEDGNYRILGRMSVDIIKTGGYKVSALEIEEVLRSHPAIQECAVVGVVDPEWGERVCTALVLEPQCQLTLATLRSWAKERLAVYKVPTQILVVAELPRNVMGKVTKPAVVELFRSI